The sequence AATTATAACTACTTATCGTAATTGTTTTTCTGCAATGCAGGATGTGGAAATATCAATGGAAATAAATCCAGGAACAGTTGATATGGCAAAACTGGATTTTTTACACGTTGCAGGTGTCAACCGGATTTCTTTCGGGGTGCAGTCGTTCATTGATAAGGAGTTGAGAAGTATAGGACGTATTCACACAGCAGAAGAGGCTGTCGTTGCAGTATCTATGGCAGGGAATGCGGGGTATGAAAATGTAAGCCTTGACCTGATGTATGGGCTTCCCGGTCAGACTACTGCGAGTTGGCACCAGAGTTTGGAAACAGCTATTTCTTTGGGAGTAAAGCATCTCTCGCTTTATCAGTTAACGGTTGAAGAGGGGACTCCATTACAGCAAATGATGTACGGAGGAACAATACAGTTGCCCGGTGAAGATGAACTAGCTGCAATGGATAATATTACGAGGAAATTGACCGATTCTGCCGGTCTACGCCAATATGAAATATCCAATTATGCAAAAACAGGATATCAATGCCGTCATAATATAACCTACTGGGAAAATAATGAGTACCTGGGAGTAGGGGCGGGGGCAGTCTCCTGCGTAAGGAGAAGCCGCAAACGAAACATTGCGGATCCTGTGGAATACTGTGATCGTATTGAGGCTGGAAAATCGGTGGTTATTGAGGAGGAAAATTTAGATATCGAGGCCTCATTTCGAGAAACGGTTATTATGGCGTTACGATTGAATAGTGGATTTTCCCTACCGGGTCTTACCGAACGCTACGGGATAAATGCTTTGGATTATTATGGTGCAACACTTGAAAATCTTATAAGGGATGGATTTGTTGAGCAGCATGCAGGAATGATTGCTCTGACGGACAGGGGGAGGGGTTTTGCTAATCTGGTTATGTCCGAACTGGTGTAACAGGCAGATAAGAGGACCAGGCGACCGTTACTGTGCTGAGCGAGGAGAAAATAAAGGTCGGGATAGGGGATCATTGATTGGCGTAATCTGTTAAAATTCTAACTAATTACCTCCGAAACATTTGCAACCCGGAGTTTTTCCGTGTCGATTATATGGGACGCCATAAACCCATCCCTGGGGGCTCTGCTGCGGCCGTCCAGGCCGCAGATGCCCATATAATCAACACGAAAAAACTCCTCCTCAGACGGGTAGGCTGAAGAGGAGTGGTGATTAGGAAATTCTATTAAACATATGGTGATGTCACGCACCTTCTCAGCACTCATTTTTTCTAAAAAGACTGGTGTCTATATTGCACCAGAAAACCAACCTTTAACAACAATTTTTTTCTTTTTCACTTTTATCTTTCTTTATTAGATCCACAATATTTTTGAACTTTGAGTTTCAGAGTTTGACAGGTTCCTGATAGAGGAGGAAGCTTAGAAAAGATGGAATGCTTGAAAAGAAAAAAACATTAGTTGTGCTAATGTTAAGCATAATTATTACAAATTTTACTTAATTATAATACTCAAGTATTTATTTGTTAAGAATCTTACGGATGGAAAGTAATGAATATCTGTGAGAGGAATATTGGATATACTTCATTCAGGCTGAGCCTACGGCTCTGTGATATCTTGTGTGCAATGAGGTGGGTTGAGGGAATTATGACGAAACAATCTGAACTACAGTGTTGGGAAATTATTCAGTGCAACCGTAAAAACAAATGCCAGTCGTATAAAAGGGAGGAAAAAGAATGCTGGCAGGTGATTAGGGATGATAATGCGAGTTCGTTCCATATCTGTGTTGATTGCCTGGTGTATCTGGCGAAACAGAAAGATTCGATTTTCAGTGACGAGGAGTTAGCTCGTATTCTCAGTAAACGGCAGGAGAAAAGTTTTCGTCATTATGAATGCAAACTTACATATGCACTTCGTCACTCAACAGCAATTATAGATGGTCTCTGTATCAATGTGTAGCAGAGGAAAAGATAGGTATCAGTGAGAGGATGGAGCATGAGCCCATATATGGCATTAATAGACAGAAAAATTTCTGCCTGGATGGATAAATATTGTCAGGGACTGATGCGAATTTCTCTGGCCTTGATATTTATCTGGTTTGGCATGCTAAAACCTCTGGGAATGAGTCCAGAAGAGGAATTGATAAAAAACACGGTCTATTTTTTTCCACCGGAAGTTGTCTTGTTTGTTCTGGGATGCTGGGAGGTAACAATAGGTATTGGACTTCTCTATAAACCGTTACTCAGGGTTGCTCTCCTGCTTTTACTAATAGAACTTCCTGGTACGTTTCTGCCACTGATTGTTTTGCCTGAGATCTGTTTTCACTCAGTACCATTCGGGCTCAGTCTTGAAGGGCAATATATTGTGAAGAACCTCTTCCTTATAGGCGCGGCCTTTGTAATTGGCAGTAAGGTCGCACAAAACAACCCATTACTTGAGGAAACGGAGGCGTGAGGTAATGGGGGGAACGCTGTCAATGGAGAGTGTTGCCAGAATCGTATTGTAAGCAGTATCGGATTGGCCTAAGATTTTAATTTGTAGAGGTTTACCAGCGTCGTTATTGCTTGTCTGAGGTTTTCTTGCATTGAAAACTCCTCCTTTCTGTAAGAGAAAACCGATAAGACTGACAAGCGGGGTTTCTTTGCGTGCTCAGTTTTTGGGTGATGCTGGTAAACTTTTACATTTTGTATCCCTTCTGTAGAAAATCCTATTATCATACCCTCAGCAGAATGGGGATGTATGATAATGAATGATGTTGACTTCCTGTCGGCTATTTTATAGCATCCAGAAGTATTCTTTAAACGCTCAAGCTTTTTAGCTTCTCTCCAGTTACCACTCGTGTAAATAATATTTGTGGAAACAGTACCACACTCTATGCAAAGTTTTCCGGAAAAACAGAAAATTCTCCTCGACTTAGTTTCACTTTTATCAAAAATTCTCGACCTGAGTGATAAAGGAAATCTTGCCCATGGGTTGCGGGTTGCTGACCTGTCCCAGGCGATAGCCAAGCAGATATATATTGGAAAACCGGCGCAGCTGTATGTTGCGGGTCTGCTGCATGATATCGGGGGGATGAGCCTTGACAGACATGTCCTTTATCATGCACTTGATAGTTTTCAGGATATTGAGGCGCGTAATCATGCTTCATACGGGGCAGAGATACTAAAGAGTTTTCATCCTTTTCACTCTCTGGTGGGATGGGTTGCCGACCACCATGAACGATATGATGGGACTGGCTTTCCTGAAGGGAAATCGCAGCATGAGATAAGCTCAGAGGCTGGGATTCTACACCTTGCAGATCTTCTGGATATCTTTTTCAGGCAGAATAAAGAAGTAACACTCAAGGAAATACGGACATTTTTGAATGAGCAATCGGGAAGCAGCGTGGCTCCCGTTGTTGTTGAAGGTGCAAAACACCTTTTTTCCACCCAGGAAAGCCTGGTTTATCTTAAAGAGAGTGATCCCAGGGAGTGTTGTGGCTCTGGGATGGTGGATTCTTTTTCTGAGATTAATTTTATTTCTGTTCCGGAATTGATCTCGCAGCTTTTGTGGTTGATTGCTCAGGTGGCTGACTGCAAAGTAGAAAAAAACGGGTTTCATTCTAACAGGGTGGCCTTTTTTTGCCATCGTATAGCCAAAGCTTTTCATTCTGTGGATGTTGACCCACTTCAGGCCCTCTGGGCAGGACTTCTCCATGACGTGGGAATTTGTGCTGCTCCAAAGGGAGAACTTACAAAAAATCAGAATATTGTGGCTACAGCATCATTATTGTATCGAGAGCACCCATTGGTTTCAGCCAAACTCGCAGGTGATGTGAAGGTACTTGAACACTTTGCTCCTGTGCTTGCAGCTCATCATGAGTGTTGGAATGGAACAGGTTTCCCAGCGGGCCTGAAAGGAGATGGTATTCCACTGCTTTCTCAAATCATCCATGTCTGTGAGCAATACGATATCTCAAGCAGGAGCGAAGGGACGAAAAGTGGCCACAAGTATGCTATTGAAGAACTGGAAAAGGGACGTGGCCAGTTATTTTCATCAGATCTGCTTGATGTAGCCATCCCTGTTCTGCAAACATGGGGACCACGTGATATCTCCTGGATGCGAGACATAAAGAATGTTCATGCCTTTTTTACATCAGATCCCTTTGATGGAATTACTCAGGGAGAGCAAGAACAGGTCGTGGATCTTAATTCAGAGAGCATGATCAACACGGTTTTGCCGAGGCAATGGGAGTGTGCAGAACTCACGACTGATTTTGTGCTACACACGGGTGGTGAGTATCTTAAAAGATTTACAAATAGCGAGGATGTGGAGAACTTCTTTGACATTCTGGAACCATCAATTGTCAGAAGTACCCGGAAAGCTTTAAAAGCTGTGAAGGATGGGGAATCCCTTACTTTGACCATGGCCTCGAAATGGGGAAAGCCCTTAGAACTGATTTTCCTCAAACAAAAAAAATACTACACCCTTCTGTATAGAGGCGTGAACGAAGAACCACTTTTTACCAGAAGGCATTCGATTTTTTATCAGCATTTTCAAAAAACAGCCGAAGCTGAACTTATCCTCGATGAGGAAGCAGTTATTAAAGATGTTAATGATAGCGCTCTGGCACTTTTACGGTATCCGCGACAGGGGTTGATTGGTAAAGATATTGAAACACTTTTCTCTCCATTTTTGTCAAAGTTGCAGCTCAGTTCCCTTCATATGTTTCTGGTTGCTGATGATGAAACACTCTGGATAGAAGAATTTTCTTTAATCAATAACAAGGGAACTGCTTTTTCAATCCAGGTAACCATTGTTCCTCTGCAGGGAGTTGAGCGTCGGGATGCGGCTTATATTTGTCGTTTGAGAGATATTTCGGTCAGAAAGGAGCTGGAACGGGAAATGGTGCAGCGCGAAAAAGCGATGCAGCTTATTGTTCATAATATTTCCGGGATGACTGGGGATCAGTTTTTCAAGGAGTTGTTGCTGCAGTTTGCGTCCTTGTGTGGATCCAGCCAGGTGATGATTGGTGAGTTGATTGAAGGTGGTGATACTATTCGTCCTGTTGTTTTTCGTGATCCAAAAGGGTTTCATAAGAGAGAAAGTTTTCTCCTACAACACACTCCAGGTTTTGTGGTTGTTCATAGCGGTGAGTTGTTTATAACAGATCGGGTGAATGATCGTTTTCCTCAGGACAAAGTATTGCAGGATCAGGGGATTAATTCTTATTGGGGGCTCCCCTTGCGAAACCAGGATGGGACGGTTCTTGGGGTTCTGGTCGCCATGGATACGAAACCAATTACTCAAACAAAAAGTACACGAGCGCTTGTGAAGGTACTACAATCACTTGCTGGAGGTGAATTGGCCCGGATGCAGACTGAACGAAAACTTAAGGAAAATGAAAAGCAGTTGGAGAGTCAAAATCTTGAGTTATCACGTATGAACCAGCTCAAGAGTGACATGATTGCGGTCACCTCCCATGATCTGAAATCACCGCTTGCTGCAATTATCGGCTATGCCAGTCTTCTTCAAGAATATTTTTCAAGCCTGGATGAGGAAAAAAAAATATATTATATTCAGCGTATTGAAGAAGAAGGACAAAAACAGCTGGTTTTTATTAATAAGCTTCTAGACTTATATCGTATTGAATCGGGAACAATAGATCTGGAGCTGACTTCTGAACGATTGGATTTCCTGGTTCAGGAATGTATCACCAGGCAGCAGCATGTTGCTGCTGAACGAAACATTACAATCGAAATGTCCCTTAAAGGGGTGCTCTCTCCAGTTTTCTTTGACCACTTGCGAATGGAACAGGTTATTTCCAATATCCTGTCCAACAGTATCAAGTTTTCTCCTGCGGATAGGCGGATAATAGTGTGTGTCAACCAGGACATTCAGGACATTACTGTGGAGATTTGTGATCGTGGTAAGGGGATAGATGAGGAAGAAATAGCTAATATTTTTGATCGTTATTATATGGGGCGCACCAATTTTGATGTACGTCCAGAAGGTTCCGGTCTTGGACTTTATATTGTTAAAAATATAATCAATCTCCATGGTGGGGAAGTTTTTGCCAGAAACCGAAAAAGAGGTGGCAGTTGTTTTACTGTACGTATCCCTGTAAAAGCAAATGAATCAGTAATGGATAAGCAATGAGTAACCAAAATATTTTGATTATAGATGATGATCAGGCCCAGCACGAAATTTTAGGGGAACATCTTGAACTGGCGGGGTTTTCCCCCCTTCATGCAGGGTGCAGTAAGGAGGGCTTTGAGGTTTTGAAAAAGCAGGATGTTGCCCTGATCCTTCTTGACATCAATATGCCCGAGATAGATGGATTTCAAACCATTAAAGTCCTGCGGACACATCCTCGAAGTGTTGATATTCCAGTACTTTTTCTCACCAGCCTTGACCGCCAGTATCTCAAAATCAAGGGACTTGAACTTGGAGCTGATGATTATGTGACAAAGCCCTATAACGGTGCGGAACTCATGGCCAGGATTAAGGCAATTCTTCGTAGGAAAGGGAAACATCCTGCTGGGAACAAAGCTGCCCTCAGCGGCGATATCAAGGAAATCGGACTAGGCGACCTCCTGCAAAATATTGATGGTTCACAAAAGAATGGAATAATAACATTTACTGAAATGGATGGAGAACTTGTACTTGTTGATGGGAGTATTGTTTCTGCAAAACAGGGGAGCAGCCGGGGAATGGAAGCACTGCTTCGTTTAATGCTCTTGGAACAGGGACATTTTATGGTTTCTTATCAGGATATTCCAGATACAAAAACGGATCAGACTATCCCTGTTATGAAAGCACTTCTGGATGGTGTTTATGAGGTGGATCAAATTCGAATGGCAGTTGAAGAGACCACTCAGCAGAAAGATCCATTTCTGGAGTTAACCGGGAATTTAAGTGCCCAAAATTATAGAATTGATAGATTTAAGGCAAAATTTCCTTGTCGTTTTATTGATCTGGTAACGACCATGGATGGGGCACTGCGAAACAATGTTGAGACGGTACTCAATGCTATTCGAAGCAATGCCGTAGTTTGCCTTAAAAAATAGCCTGGCCCTTGGTTGTTTCCTTTCACCGTGGAGGTTTGCAGAGTGCTGCGAAGAAGGGTTGCTTTTTGTATAAAAACTTGATTTGCCTTGACCCCTGGTCTTATGAAAAGGTAATAATGAGTAAATTAAAAAGAATCGTCTCGTCGTTCAGGGGCGAAGGCAATACTAAAAGATAGAAGAAGTGAGAGAATATGCTGTCTAACCGTTCTGTTTGGAAGTGTTTTGTGAAATTGGGAGTTCTACTGGTGCTGGGTTCCCTGGCCGCTTGTAGCCAAAAAATGTATGGAGTTGTGAAGGTTGAGACGATTCCTCCTGGAGCAGAAGTTATTAATCTGAAGGATGACACCCATCTCGGGATGACACCGCTTCTGGTAACCTGGGAGAGCGATAACGATGAGGCCAAGCATGCCACCGTGGAATTGCGAAAGGCTGGATATATAGAAGAAATAACGTCTTTTTGGGTCACAATGCGTCATACTACAAAGGCAGACGCTATTCAGGAGCCGCAGCCCGTCACAGTTGAACTGAAAAAGAGGGACTAATACGAGATGTGTGGGGAAAAAAAGAGTATTTTCAGGGTGTGTTTTCTGGTCAGTATTATAACTGCAAGTGTCCTGCTGGCCGGCTGTTCAAGTCAGAAAACTGTTCATTTCAAAATTAATTCCGTTCCCAAGGGGGCTCATGTCCTCTATCAGGTAATTGGTGAGGATATCCCCTGTCATGGACAATGGGTGTATCTTGGCAATACTCCTGTGCAAGGTGTACGTCAGTTTGATGAGGATCAGTTAGTGAGTGCGGAAAAAATCACCCTAAAAATTATGCATAATGGCTATCATGAGCAGGTAAAAGAATGGGATGGGCCGGGCTTGTGGCAAGAAGTTGAGGAGCGGGATGTTATTTTTTGGACCCCGGAACTGATTGCATCTGAAAAAGAGTGATCATCCCCACTCTCACAGAGCGTTGAGAGAATGAGATCATCGCTCCGTGAGTATATAGCAGAAAGAAAGTATTCTCAAAAATTAAAGACCCTGGCCGTGGCGGCCATATCTATCAGGTTGCCTCCTGTATCCAGATTCATGTTGGAGAGGAATGTTTCTTCATTCAGATTTCTCCCTTGAGCGCATGGGGTGCAAACACCAGTGCTTACGCTCTTCTCTTCAAGGTAGGGGAGGTAATCTGCCACACAATCGCCTGTGGTGGTTTTGATCGTACCATTTTTTCCCTTTACGGCCCATTCAACTCCATTGTCCACCAGAAAAATGTTGACCTTGTGTCCTTTGTCGTGGGCGATTTTGGAAAACTGGAAGCATCGGGTTGCCTTTTCATTGTCGTCGGTGTGTAAAACAAAAAGAAATTCAGCCATTTGGTTATCCTCCTGATGATATAAATTGTGGAAAGAATCTACACGTAACGCACCGTTCTTTTGAACATATGTCCAAAAGAAACGCAAGGAAGTTTTTAAATTTAAATAGGGATTTATCATGTATCTTCCAGCATTAGCCAGAGATCTGTACAAGAGTCAAAAGGTTGTTGAAAAGATTGAACAGCAGCTACGGAAAGCACCAGATATGGAACTACAGAGTCAGTTGAAAGATGCGTTGCGTCAGGCAAAGGCTGAGCTTGCACAGCTTCAGAAGCTGATGGAGGGGAGTAAAGAGCGGTCAAAGGCCTCTTTGAATAAGCCGAAATATCGTTTTTAATCTCTTCTGGGTGAGCAATTGAGTAAGATGTGGAGACATAGGTTCAGAGGATTAGCCCGGATTTCTCATCAGTTCATGAGAAATCCGGCTTAGGAGGCATCCACCAGAGTAATAATATCTTTTTTGTTCGGTATTAAACAGAGAAAAATATAGTCTTCATCTGCGGAGGCTTTGTACCAGTGAGGGACACCCGCGGGGATCAGCAGCACATCATCTTGTTTTGCCTGATACATTTTGTCACCAATGCCAACTTCTGCTGAGCCAGAGAGCACATACTGTTCGTGCTCTACTGAATTGGTGTGATTGGGCATGGAGCCACCAGCCTTAATGGTAATTCTGCGCATAATGAAATTATCAGCAGCAGAGGGTGGAATAAGCACCTGCATGGAAGTATTTTTTGCTGCGCCAATGGGAGTTGCCTCAACCTCTGAGGCCGGTGTGATTAGAGGTAACATAATTGGTTATTTTTTTTCGTTGAAGTTAAAACGAAAAGAGAAGGTCTCTCCTTCCGATTCAAATTTGATCACATATGGAGAAGTTTTCAAGAGATGGAGCATCGAGTCATTCATGCGCAACACCTCA comes from Desulfocapsa sulfexigens DSM 10523 and encodes:
- a CDS encoding response regulator: MSNQNILIIDDDQAQHEILGEHLELAGFSPLHAGCSKEGFEVLKKQDVALILLDINMPEIDGFQTIKVLRTHPRSVDIPVLFLTSLDRQYLKIKGLELGADDYVTKPYNGAELMARIKAILRRKGKHPAGNKAALSGDIKEIGLGDLLQNIDGSQKNGIITFTEMDGELVLVDGSIVSAKQGSSRGMEALLRLMLLEQGHFMVSYQDIPDTKTDQTIPVMKALLDGVYEVDQIRMAVEETTQQKDPFLELTGNLSAQNYRIDRFKAKFPCRFIDLVTTMDGALRNNVETVLNAIRSNAVVCLKK
- the hemW gene encoding radical SAM family heme chaperone HemW, which produces MTSSLYIHIPFCSAKCSYCSFNSYAGLEGLQSRYVECLCAEMENVASSGGVESLKTVFLGGGTPSVLPGDLSGKIITTYRNCFSAMQDVEISMEINPGTVDMAKLDFLHVAGVNRISFGVQSFIDKELRSIGRIHTAEEAVVAVSMAGNAGYENVSLDLMYGLPGQTTASWHQSLETAISLGVKHLSLYQLTVEEGTPLQQMMYGGTIQLPGEDELAAMDNITRKLTDSAGLRQYEISNYAKTGYQCRHNITYWENNEYLGVGAGAVSCVRRSRKRNIADPVEYCDRIEAGKSVVIEEENLDIEASFRETVIMALRLNSGFSLPGLTERYGINALDYYGATLENLIRDGFVEQHAGMIALTDRGRGFANLVMSELV
- a CDS encoding HD domain-containing phosphohydrolase, with amino-acid sequence MQSFPEKQKILLDLVSLLSKILDLSDKGNLAHGLRVADLSQAIAKQIYIGKPAQLYVAGLLHDIGGMSLDRHVLYHALDSFQDIEARNHASYGAEILKSFHPFHSLVGWVADHHERYDGTGFPEGKSQHEISSEAGILHLADLLDIFFRQNKEVTLKEIRTFLNEQSGSSVAPVVVEGAKHLFSTQESLVYLKESDPRECCGSGMVDSFSEINFISVPELISQLLWLIAQVADCKVEKNGFHSNRVAFFCHRIAKAFHSVDVDPLQALWAGLLHDVGICAAPKGELTKNQNIVATASLLYREHPLVSAKLAGDVKVLEHFAPVLAAHHECWNGTGFPAGLKGDGIPLLSQIIHVCEQYDISSRSEGTKSGHKYAIEELEKGRGQLFSSDLLDVAIPVLQTWGPRDISWMRDIKNVHAFFTSDPFDGITQGEQEQVVDLNSESMINTVLPRQWECAELTTDFVLHTGGEYLKRFTNSEDVENFFDILEPSIVRSTRKALKAVKDGESLTLTMASKWGKPLELIFLKQKKYYTLLYRGVNEEPLFTRRHSIFYQHFQKTAEAELILDEEAVIKDVNDSALALLRYPRQGLIGKDIETLFSPFLSKLQLSSLHMFLVADDETLWIEEFSLINNKGTAFSIQVTIVPLQGVERRDAAYICRLRDISVRKELEREMVQREKAMQLIVHNISGMTGDQFFKELLLQFASLCGSSQVMIGELIEGGDTIRPVVFRDPKGFHKRESFLLQHTPGFVVVHSGELFITDRVNDRFPQDKVLQDQGINSYWGLPLRNQDGTVLGVLVAMDTKPITQTKSTRALVKVLQSLAGGELARMQTERKLKENEKQLESQNLELSRMNQLKSDMIAVTSHDLKSPLAAIIGYASLLQEYFSSLDEEKKIYYIQRIEEEGQKQLVFINKLLDLYRIESGTIDLELTSERLDFLVQECITRQQHVAAERNITIEMSLKGVLSPVFFDHLRMEQVISNILSNSIKFSPADRRIIVCVNQDIQDITVEICDRGKGIDEEEIANIFDRYYMGRTNFDVRPEGSGLGLYIVKNIINLHGGEVFARNRKRGGSCFTVRIPVKANESVMDKQ
- a CDS encoding DsrE family protein → MAEFLFVLHTDDNEKATRCFQFSKIAHDKGHKVNIFLVDNGVEWAVKGKNGTIKTTTGDCVADYLPYLEEKSVSTGVCTPCAQGRNLNEETFLSNMNLDTGGNLIDMAATARVFNF
- a CDS encoding cupin domain-containing protein; the encoded protein is MLPLITPASEVEATPIGAAKNTSMQVLIPPSAADNFIMRRITIKAGGSMPNHTNSVEHEQYVLSGSAEVGIGDKMYQAKQDDVLLIPAGVPHWYKASADEDYIFLCLIPNKKDIITLVDAS